TATCAAAATTTTTAGCAAAAGTCGCTAAGTCGTCTTTTTTTCTTAAATCACCGTTGTATGTTATGTTAGACACATCGATGTTGTCATCATTTAACATTTTTGGAACTGCGTCCCCGTTTTCAATGATTTCCATATGCGCATCAAGTTCGTCTTCGCTATATGCCATCTGCATATCAGCCGCAACCACATGCGGTATAGCCTCGATAACTCTTAACTTTTCAAGCTCTTCTGCAACACCCTCGCCCTCGATAGTTACAATAATTCTGCCTTTTTCATCATGCATATGATAATCACAAGCTTCACAATCTTTTAGACTTTGTACTACTTCATTTAGGTATTTTGGTACTGTCTGAACCACTATGCTCGATATATTCATTCTATTTCCTTTTGTTGTTAGAGTTATTATTTTACACTATATAAATTAATGATTTTGTCATCGCTTGCGACTAGAAACTCATTTTCGTTTATAAAAACTATTTTTGTAAGTGTCATATTGTTACCGCCGAATCTGCCTATATTTGCTTTTGTAGCAGTATCTACAACCGATATATTGTTATGTTCATCGCTAGAGTACCCTACGGTTTTCCCGTTTGGAGACAACCCAACGCTGTAGATTAAAAAATTGGACTTTATATGATAAGCTGAGGCAGATTTTAGAGTATAAATTACAACTTTTCTATCCTGTCCTGCTGTTGCTATAATGCCGTTTTTATAATCAACTTGAAAGACATTGTCCAAATTTTCTCCGGCTAAAAGTTTGATAAGTTTGCCGTCTTTGGTATTGTGAATTTTTAAATTTCCACTCTCATCCGCAATTACGACTTCACTTTTTGATTCATTGAGTGCAAAATCAGAAAATCTTGCACCGGACACTTGCATCAACCAGTTATTAGAGCGTTTTTTTATATCATAGGATATTAGCTCATTGCTAAGAAGTGCTAAGAGAATTGTGTTGCCGTCTAAAAATTTAGCTTTTGCGACTGCAAGAGATTTAGAGTAATCAAACAGAAGTTCCGTTTTTCCGTTTTGGTGGATATGTACTCTTGTAAATCCCCCTTTATCTTGCGATAAAATCAATATTTTGTCATCAATTATATCTACGGAGTAAACTTTTGCATCAATCTTATCTCCGGCAAAATCTACTATTTTTTCAACTTCAATTTTTTTAATGAGTTTTTTGCTTTTATAATCAAAAATATCTACACAGCCAGCATTTGTAGCACTATATACTTTGCCGTCTTTATATAATAAATCGACGACTGAACCGCTTGAAGTAAATTTTGATGCAGGCTGTTTAATGTTTTGTGAAAAAAGCAGTGTTAAAAATAGCATTAAAATAGTAATTATCTTCATCATAGCACCTTTATTTTAATTGCATCTGTCGGGCATCTGCTTATGCAAAATCCGCATGCCGTACAATTGTCGTTGATTGTCGGCATAAACATAGCTTTAAAATCTATCGCTCTGTCTAAGCAAGGATCTTTACAAGAAAAACACATTGTATGCCCCCAGCTTAAGCAACTTTTTTTATCAATCGTAACTACTGCCCCGATTAATTTTTTATCTTCTATTTTTAAAACACCAAATTCACATGACAAGGCACATTTGTCACAATATGTGCAACCGCTGTTTGAAAAAGCTAGATATGGAGTTTTATCGTCCGCAATTTTAATTATATCTTCTTCACAAACAGTGGCACACTTAGTATCGCATTTGTTACACTCATTATGAAAAAGAGATTCATCACTAAAGTAGGGTGGTCTTAATGGTTTCTCTTGCTTCTTTGTACCGGTTACGGATGAAGCAAGAGAGCTAAATAGCTCTCTTCTTTGCATTAGTGAGCCGCGCCGCCTAAGCTGCCTGCTTTAGAGTTTTTGTTTGCAATATCATCTTTTGTTATGACGCTGTCTTTTCCGACAGTATCAAGAGCTTCAGTTAACTTGCTGCCGCTCCAACTTGATTTATTTGCACCGTCTTTGCTTGTAAAAATAGGCTCAAATGTGTTTTCACAAGCCAAATTACCTTGTGATTGAGGAGCATGACATTGTGAACAGTTAAATCTAGCATTTTGAAGATCATTTCCTTTAACGATTTTAGTCTCGTTTTTGTAGTTATCAACTGTATCCACAGCTATACCGTTTACAATTTTAGCTCTCGGTCTAAAGTCTGTAAAGTGCGATACGGGAATCGGAGTTGCACCTATTGCAGTAGCCATTTCCGGCATGTGACAACCTGTACACTGATTGTTTCCTGCTTTAATAGGCAACATACCGGTTGTATCATGAGGAATCATTGGTGGAGCATCTTGGAATGCTCTTTTAATTCTAGAACTTGTTGTAGCTTGCGCTGTTCTATATTCAGTTTTATCAGCTATTGTGCCGGCTTCAGTGTAAAGATCCGTCTTTCTTAAACCTAAAGACTCTTCACTTACTGTTTTTGCAACTGCTGATTTTTGTGAAGATTTAGCGCTTCCTTCGTCAACACAACCAGTTAATAGTAGTGCTGCAGTAACTAAACCAACCGATATCTTAATCATTGTTTTCATTATTACTCTCCCTTTTTTTTATCATTTACTAGTTTTCTTATTGAAAAACTAAGAGCATCATCATCGCACACTTCTATACATCTTGCACAATTTGTGCACTCTGCCCAAAGTACGGGAATACTCTCTTTACCAATCATATATAAAACTTGCTGCTCAGGACATACAACTTTACATTTCATACACTCTGTACAATTCTCTTCATTGTGATGTACTCTTACTAAGCTGTTTTTGCCTACTAATGAATAAAATCCACCAAGTGGGCAAATATGTCCACACCAACCATTCTTTAAAACTAAAAGGTCAAAAAGAAAAATAATGAGCACTGCTGCCCATCCAAAACCAAAACCAAATATTATCCCTCTATGAAGCATAGAGATGGGCGAAATAAACTCAAAAGCCGTCACACCCATTGCAAATGATATTACTAGACTTAATCCAAGAACCCAATATCTTATATTTCTAGTAGCCGGTTGTCTTTTTGAAAAATTGTCAACGCCAATCTTTCTTCTTAAAAGTGCTGCTGCATCCGTTACCAGATTTATCGGACAAACCCAGCTGCAAAAAGCACGCCCTCCGATTACTAAATAAAACATCGTAATAATTAAAGAACCTATAATTAAGTCCGTTGCTATCACGGCACCTGCCGCAACCATTTGTAACACTGCATAAGGGTCGCTTAAAGGAATAACATTAAATAAAACGGATGTGCTAAGATTTCCCATTAAAACGGTCCATCCCCACGCATTTGCACCGAAATATAAAAATAATAAACCTATCTGGGTTGTTCTTCTAAAAAATAGATAGCGATATTTATTCCAAAATGTTTTCATTTGTCTAAACCTCCTATCCCGCTATTTAAAGAATCAATAGCCGTACCTTTACTTATCTCAGTCGTTGATTTAATTTCTGAGGCATCTTTTAAACGCTTCTCATCTTCTTTATCCCAACCTTTGATATAGTGGCTACCGGCTTTACCCATTGCAACTTCCCTAGGGAGCACAAATATGGCAGGTTTTTCTGTAACACAAGCTTTTTCACAAAGACCACATCCCGTACAAGCATCAGCATGAACGACCGGTGTCAAAAATGCATGTTTACCGGTTCTTTCGTTTTTGCTGTACTCAACCGTTATGGCTTTACCTAATATCGGACAAGCTCTGTAACATGCGTCGCACTGAATACCCCAATAGGCTATACAAGTCTCTCTGTCAATAATAGCAAGTCCCATATCGGCAATGTTTATATCAAGTTTACCGTTTGTTGTAACACTTTGCTCATTAAGTGCACCTGTAGGACATACAGGTACACAAGGAATATCTGGACACATATAACAAGGAATATTTCTAGGTATAAAATACGGCGTACCTAGAGGTTTATGATCACCCGGTTTTGCAAGCAATAGAGTATCATACGGACATGCTTCTACACAAAGCCCGCATTTGATACAAGTTTTTAGAAAATCTTTTTCCTTTATAGCTCCCGGCGGACGAAGCGTGAGTTGTGAAGCCGTGACTTCATCAACATAAGCACTCCATATGAATCCGCTCAGCGCCGTTATTCCGGCACCGCGAGCCATACTTAAAATAAATTTTCTTCTATCACTCTCTGTTTTGTTTTTCATTTCGTATAAGTAGTTTTTTATAAACCAAAAACTACTTCTCCTTTAATTTAATAAATTATGCTTTGTAAATTTTTACAGCACATTTTTTAAAGTCTGTCTGTTTTGACATTGGACATGTCGCATCTAAACATACTTTGTTGATAAATACTTTTTCATCAAACCATGGAACAAACACTAAACCTCTTGGAGGTCTATTTCTACCACGAGTCTCAACCCTTGCTTTTACTTTGCCGCGACGAGATTCTACCCAGCACGAACCGCCTTGTTTAAGATCTTTAGCTTCTGCGTCTTTTGGATGCATATAGCATAGAGCTTCAGGAACTGCACGGTATAGTTCAGGTACACGCATAGTCATAGTTCCTGAGTGCCAGTGTTCTAGTACACGACCCGTACATAACCAAGTATCGTAGTTTGCATCCGGCATTTCCGGTGGATCCATATAAGGACGAGCAAATATTTTAGCTTTGTTAGTCAATGGTTTTTCTGCACTGTCTTTATTTACTCCGGTTAAGCTACCGCTTTTTAATTTTTTAGCAAGAGTTCCGTAGAATGCATGTGAGTTGCCGCTTTCTTTAGCAGCCTTTGCTGCATATGGGTCATACTTAGCATTAAATCTCCATTGAGTCTCTTTACCGTCAACAACCGGCCATTTAAGACCACGAACTTTATGGTACATATCAAACGGTGCAAGGTCATGCCCATGTCCGCGAGTAAATGCTGCATATTCTTCGAAAAGATATTTTTGAATAAAGAAACCGTATCCTTCAAATACTTTTCCGTCACTTCCTACAACTTTTCTGCTGTCTCCGTAACCTTCAGTATTGTCGTATCCTTTTTGAATCGGATCATTTTGGTCAAGTTTATATGATTTTGCAATATCATTAGCAAATAGAATCTCAAACATTGTAGTGTTTTCATTATATCCCATTGCTTTTGCTTTTTCTATCATGCTTGGAAGAGCTTCTTTTCTTGGACCAGACGGTGCATATCCACCCCAAACATCTTTAACCGTAAATCTTTTTGAAAGTTCAACCCATTGCCATGTATCGCTCATAGCATCTCCGACAGGAATTACTTGTTGTCTCCAAAGTTGAGTTCTTCTCTCAGCATTACCGTATCCGCCCCACTTCTCATAAATCATAGCAGACGGTAAGATAAGGTCGGAAACTTTTGCAGAAATACCAGGGTATCCGTCAGAAGTTACAATGAAGTTATCCATTTCTCTTGCCGCATTAATCCAGTGGTGAGCAGATGCAGTATCTTGGTAAGGATTACAAACATTTACCCATGCAAATTTGATTAAACCGTCTTCGATATCACGGTGAATTTTCATGATGTGTTGTACACCGACAGGGTTAATTGTTCCCTCAGGAACCATCCATTTGTTTTCAGTAATTTTTCTGTGTGCAGGATTCTCTACCATCATGTCAGCAGGAAGTCTGTGCGTAAATGTACCTACTTCACGAGCAGTTCCACATGCAGAAGGCTGACCAGTTAAAGAGAATGCTCCCTCACCCGGATTAGCTTGCTTGTTTAGCAAGAAGTGAACATTGTACGAAAGTGTATTTACCCAAGTACCGCGAGTATGTTGATTCATACCCATTGTCCAGAAAGATACTACTTTTCTACCTTTTTCGATATAGAGGTTTGCTAATGCTTGAAGTTTCTTTTTGAAGTCTTCAATGTTTTCATCAGGGTCACCTTTTACGATTTTAGCAGTGTAATCAAGTGTGTAAGGCTCTAAAGATTTTTTATAATCTTCAAATGAAATTTCCCAGTGACCAAGGTGACCA
The genomic region above belongs to Sulfurimonas sp. and contains:
- a CDS encoding chaperone NapD, whose protein sequence is MNISSIVVQTVPKYLNEVVQSLKDCEACDYHMHDEKGRIIVTIEGEGVAEELEKLRVIEAIPHVVAADMQMAYSEDELDAHMEIIENGDAVPKMLNDDNIDVSNITYNGDLRKKDDLATFAKNFDKTER
- a CDS encoding WD40 repeat domain-containing protein; its protein translation is MKIITILMLFLTLLFSQNIKQPASKFTSSGSVVDLLYKDGKVYSATNAGCVDIFDYKSKKLIKKIEVEKIVDFAGDKIDAKVYSVDIIDDKILILSQDKGGFTRVHIHQNGKTELLFDYSKSLAVAKAKFLDGNTILLALLSNELISYDIKKRSNNWLMQVSGARFSDFALNESKSEVVIADESGNLKIHNTKDGKLIKLLAGENLDNVFQVDYKNGIIATAGQDRKVVIYTLKSASAYHIKSNFLIYSVGLSPNGKTVGYSSDEHNNISVVDTATKANIGRFGGNNMTLTKIVFINENEFLVASDDKIINLYSVK
- a CDS encoding ferredoxin-type protein NapF, whose translation is MQRRELFSSLASSVTGTKKQEKPLRPPYFSDESLFHNECNKCDTKCATVCEEDIIKIADDKTPYLAFSNSGCTYCDKCALSCEFGVLKIEDKKLIGAVVTIDKKSCLSWGHTMCFSCKDPCLDRAIDFKAMFMPTINDNCTACGFCISRCPTDAIKIKVL
- a CDS encoding nitrate reductase cytochrome c-type subunit is translated as MKTMIKISVGLVTAALLLTGCVDEGSAKSSQKSAVAKTVSEESLGLRKTDLYTEAGTIADKTEYRTAQATTSSRIKRAFQDAPPMIPHDTTGMLPIKAGNNQCTGCHMPEMATAIGATPIPVSHFTDFRPRAKIVNGIAVDTVDNYKNETKIVKGNDLQNARFNCSQCHAPQSQGNLACENTFEPIFTSKDGANKSSWSGSKLTEALDTVGKDSVITKDDIANKNSKAGSLGGAAH
- the napH gene encoding quinol dehydrogenase ferredoxin subunit NapH, whose amino-acid sequence is MKTFWNKYRYLFFRRTTQIGLLFLYFGANAWGWTVLMGNLSTSVLFNVIPLSDPYAVLQMVAAGAVIATDLIIGSLIITMFYLVIGGRAFCSWVCPINLVTDAAALLRRKIGVDNFSKRQPATRNIRYWVLGLSLVISFAMGVTAFEFISPISMLHRGIIFGFGFGWAAVLIIFLFDLLVLKNGWCGHICPLGGFYSLVGKNSLVRVHHNEENCTECMKCKVVCPEQQVLYMIGKESIPVLWAECTNCARCIEVCDDDALSFSIRKLVNDKKKGE
- the napG gene encoding ferredoxin-type protein NapG, which gives rise to MKNKTESDRRKFILSMARGAGITALSGFIWSAYVDEVTASQLTLRPPGAIKEKDFLKTCIKCGLCVEACPYDTLLLAKPGDHKPLGTPYFIPRNIPCYMCPDIPCVPVCPTGALNEQSVTTNGKLDINIADMGLAIIDRETCIAYWGIQCDACYRACPILGKAITVEYSKNERTGKHAFLTPVVHADACTGCGLCEKACVTEKPAIFVLPREVAMGKAGSHYIKGWDKEDEKRLKDASEIKSTTEISKGTAIDSLNSGIGGLDK
- the napA gene encoding nitrate reductase catalytic subunit NapA, with amino-acid sequence MSLSRREFLKSSAAASAAAAIGMSVPVELEAAAAEAECDWRWDKAACRFCGTGCGIMMATKNGKIVAVKGDPAAPVNRGLNCIKGYFNAKIMYGADRLTQPLLRVDANGKFDKKGKFAPVSWERAFDEMELNIKKALKSGGPEAVGVFASGQYTIMEGYTALKMMKGGFRSNAIDPNARHCMASAVVGFYQTFGVDEPSGCYDDIELTDTIVAWGSNMAEMHPILWSRVTDRKLSDPNRVKVVSIQTYTHRTSDLADIEIIFSPNTDGALWNYVAREIVMRDAAEKIIDWDFVKKHMIFAAGPVNIGYGMRRSDEKSVKEGKYTALEMETVSKEMSKKVSAKEAPALAPYGYKEGDVMTNVPGHLGHWEISFEDYKKSLEPYTLDYTAKIVKGDPDENIEDFKKKLQALANLYIEKGRKVVSFWTMGMNQHTRGTWVNTLSYNVHFLLNKQANPGEGAFSLTGQPSACGTAREVGTFTHRLPADMMVENPAHRKITENKWMVPEGTINPVGVQHIMKIHRDIEDGLIKFAWVNVCNPYQDTASAHHWINAAREMDNFIVTSDGYPGISAKVSDLILPSAMIYEKWGGYGNAERRTQLWRQQVIPVGDAMSDTWQWVELSKRFTVKDVWGGYAPSGPRKEALPSMIEKAKAMGYNENTTMFEILFANDIAKSYKLDQNDPIQKGYDNTEGYGDSRKVVGSDGKVFEGYGFFIQKYLFEEYAAFTRGHGHDLAPFDMYHKVRGLKWPVVDGKETQWRFNAKYDPYAAKAAKESGNSHAFYGTLAKKLKSGSLTGVNKDSAEKPLTNKAKIFARPYMDPPEMPDANYDTWLCTGRVLEHWHSGTMTMRVPELYRAVPEALCYMHPKDAEAKDLKQGGSCWVESRRGKVKARVETRGRNRPPRGLVFVPWFDEKVFINKVCLDATCPMSKQTDFKKCAVKIYKA